A window of Saccopteryx leptura isolate mSacLep1 chromosome 5, mSacLep1_pri_phased_curated, whole genome shotgun sequence contains these coding sequences:
- the FGFRL1 gene encoding fibroblast growth factor receptor-like 1 isoform X1 has protein sequence MTPSPALLLLPPLLLLLGALPPAAAARGPPRMADKVVPRQVARLGRTVRLQCPVEGDPPPLTMWTKDGRTIHGGWSRFRVLPQGLRVKEVEREDAGAYVCKATNGFGSLSVNYTLIVMEDTSPARESPGQEGSSGGQEDPASQQWARPRFTQPSKMRRRVIARPVGSSVRLKCVASGHPRPDIMWMKDDQALTRPEASEHRKKWTLSLKNLRPEDSGKYTCRVSNRAGAINATYKVDVIQRTRSKPVLTGTHPVNTTVDFGGTTSFQCKVRSDVKPVIQWLKRVEYGAEGRYNSTIDVGGQKFVVLPTGDVWSRPDGSYLNKLLITRARQDDAGMYICLGANTMGYSFRSAFLTVLPDPKPPGPPMAPSSSTTSLPWPVVIGIPAGAVFILGTVLLWLCQAKKKPCAPVPTPPVPVHRTPATTRDRGGDKDLPVSPALGTTAGVGLCEELGAPAPQHLLGPGSAAGPKLYPKLYTDVHTHTHSHTHSHVEGKVHQHQHIHYQC, from the exons GCCCCCCGAGGATGGCCGACAAGGTGGTCCCGCGGCAGGTGGCCCGGCTGGGCCGCACCGTTCGGCTGCAGTGCCCCGTGGAGGGGGACCCACCACCGCTGACCATGTGGACCAAGGACGGCCGCACCATCCACGGCGGCTGGAGCCGGTTCCGCGTGCTGCCCCAGGGGCTGCGGGTgaaggaggtggagagggaggacgCTGGTGCCTACGTGTGCAAGGCCACCAACGGCTTCGGCAGCCTCAGCGTCAACTACACCCTCATCGTGATGG AGGACACCAGCCCAGCCAGGGAGAGTCCAGGGCAGGAGGGCTCCTCCGGGGGCCAGGAAGACCCAGCCAGCCAGCAGTGGG CTCGGCCCCGCTTCACGCAACCCTCCAAGATGAGGCGCCGGGTGATTGCGCGGCCCGTGGGCAGCTCTGTGCGTCTCAAGTGCGTGGCCAGCGGGCACCCACGGCCAGACATCATGTGGATGAAGGACGACCAGGCCTTGACACGCCCCGAGGCCAGTGAGCACAGGAAGAAGTGGACGCTCAGCCTAAAGAACCTGCGGCCCGAGGACAGCGGCAAGTACACGTGCCGAGTGTCCAACCGCGCAGGCGCCATCAACGCCACCTACAAGGTGGACGTGATCC AGCGGACGCGCTCCAAGCCCGTCCTCACGGGCACGCACCCTGTGAACACCACGGTGGACTTCGGGGGCACGACCTCCTTCCAGTGCAAGGTGCGCAGCGACGTGAAGCCCGTGATCCAGTGGCTGAAGCGCGTGGAGTATGGCGCAGAGGGCCGCTACAACTCCACCATCGACGTGGGCGGCCAGAAGTTCGTGGTGCTGCCCACGGGGGACGTGTGGTCGCGGCCCGACGGCTCCTACCTCAACAAGCTGCTCATCACCCGCGCCCGTCAGGACGACGCAGGCATGTACATCTGCCTGGGCGCCAACACCATGGGCTACAGCTTCCGCAGCGCCTTCCTCACCGTGCTGCCAG ATCCCAAGCCTCCAGGGCCTCCCATGGCGCCCTCATCCTCAACCACGAGCCTGCCGTGGCCCGTGGTCATTGGCATCCCAGCCGGCGCTGTCTTCATCCTGGGCACCGTGCTCCTGTGGCTCTGCCAGGCCAAGAAGAAGCCGTGCGCACCCGTGCCCACGCCCCCTGTGCCTGTACACCGCACACCGGCGACCACCCGGGACCGTGGCGGGGACAAAGACCTGCCTGTGTCACCCGCCCTGGGCACCACGGCAGGGGTGGGGCTATGTGAGGAACTGGGAGCGCCGGCCCCCCAGCACCTGCTGGGCCCGGGCTCAGCTGCTGGCCCCAAGCTTTACCCAAAACTCTACACGgatgtgcacacgcacacgcactcacacacgcACTCGCACGTGGAGGGTAAGGTCCACCAGCACCAGCACATCCACTACCAGTGTTAG
- the FGFRL1 gene encoding fibroblast growth factor receptor-like 1 isoform X2: protein MADKVVPRQVARLGRTVRLQCPVEGDPPPLTMWTKDGRTIHGGWSRFRVLPQGLRVKEVEREDAGAYVCKATNGFGSLSVNYTLIVMEDTSPARESPGQEGSSGGQEDPASQQWARPRFTQPSKMRRRVIARPVGSSVRLKCVASGHPRPDIMWMKDDQALTRPEASEHRKKWTLSLKNLRPEDSGKYTCRVSNRAGAINATYKVDVIQRTRSKPVLTGTHPVNTTVDFGGTTSFQCKVRSDVKPVIQWLKRVEYGAEGRYNSTIDVGGQKFVVLPTGDVWSRPDGSYLNKLLITRARQDDAGMYICLGANTMGYSFRSAFLTVLPDPKPPGPPMAPSSSTTSLPWPVVIGIPAGAVFILGTVLLWLCQAKKKPCAPVPTPPVPVHRTPATTRDRGGDKDLPVSPALGTTAGVGLCEELGAPAPQHLLGPGSAAGPKLYPKLYTDVHTHTHSHTHSHVEGKVHQHQHIHYQC from the exons ATGGCCGACAAGGTGGTCCCGCGGCAGGTGGCCCGGCTGGGCCGCACCGTTCGGCTGCAGTGCCCCGTGGAGGGGGACCCACCACCGCTGACCATGTGGACCAAGGACGGCCGCACCATCCACGGCGGCTGGAGCCGGTTCCGCGTGCTGCCCCAGGGGCTGCGGGTgaaggaggtggagagggaggacgCTGGTGCCTACGTGTGCAAGGCCACCAACGGCTTCGGCAGCCTCAGCGTCAACTACACCCTCATCGTGATGG AGGACACCAGCCCAGCCAGGGAGAGTCCAGGGCAGGAGGGCTCCTCCGGGGGCCAGGAAGACCCAGCCAGCCAGCAGTGGG CTCGGCCCCGCTTCACGCAACCCTCCAAGATGAGGCGCCGGGTGATTGCGCGGCCCGTGGGCAGCTCTGTGCGTCTCAAGTGCGTGGCCAGCGGGCACCCACGGCCAGACATCATGTGGATGAAGGACGACCAGGCCTTGACACGCCCCGAGGCCAGTGAGCACAGGAAGAAGTGGACGCTCAGCCTAAAGAACCTGCGGCCCGAGGACAGCGGCAAGTACACGTGCCGAGTGTCCAACCGCGCAGGCGCCATCAACGCCACCTACAAGGTGGACGTGATCC AGCGGACGCGCTCCAAGCCCGTCCTCACGGGCACGCACCCTGTGAACACCACGGTGGACTTCGGGGGCACGACCTCCTTCCAGTGCAAGGTGCGCAGCGACGTGAAGCCCGTGATCCAGTGGCTGAAGCGCGTGGAGTATGGCGCAGAGGGCCGCTACAACTCCACCATCGACGTGGGCGGCCAGAAGTTCGTGGTGCTGCCCACGGGGGACGTGTGGTCGCGGCCCGACGGCTCCTACCTCAACAAGCTGCTCATCACCCGCGCCCGTCAGGACGACGCAGGCATGTACATCTGCCTGGGCGCCAACACCATGGGCTACAGCTTCCGCAGCGCCTTCCTCACCGTGCTGCCAG ATCCCAAGCCTCCAGGGCCTCCCATGGCGCCCTCATCCTCAACCACGAGCCTGCCGTGGCCCGTGGTCATTGGCATCCCAGCCGGCGCTGTCTTCATCCTGGGCACCGTGCTCCTGTGGCTCTGCCAGGCCAAGAAGAAGCCGTGCGCACCCGTGCCCACGCCCCCTGTGCCTGTACACCGCACACCGGCGACCACCCGGGACCGTGGCGGGGACAAAGACCTGCCTGTGTCACCCGCCCTGGGCACCACGGCAGGGGTGGGGCTATGTGAGGAACTGGGAGCGCCGGCCCCCCAGCACCTGCTGGGCCCGGGCTCAGCTGCTGGCCCCAAGCTTTACCCAAAACTCTACACGgatgtgcacacgcacacgcactcacacacgcACTCGCACGTGGAGGGTAAGGTCCACCAGCACCAGCACATCCACTACCAGTGTTAG